One segment of Kwoniella pini CBS 10737 chromosome 9, complete sequence DNA contains the following:
- a CDS encoding mitochondrial 54S ribosomal protein bL31m — protein MSFSVLRPSSSKINALRPIVQVRGKHTHSTPESLWQSRTHLKPPPSIPPPMVPTYPMRVILSDGSTFTAYTTAPTPSTKKLTRDVNNNPLWSPASERKGLGEGEEGRVGRFRRRFEGIVMEEPEASLEDKKEEAFGAGDLDWMSEGGVEEKISEKQRNPVKAGKAKGKKK, from the coding sequence ATGTCATTCTCAGTACTCCGACCCTCCTCATCGAAAATCAATGCACTTCGTCCGATAGTACAAGTTAGAGGCAAACATACTCATTCAACACCAGAATCTCTATGGCAATCACGCACACATCTTAAACCACCTCCTTCTATACCTCCACCTATGGTTCCAACTTATCCAATGCGAGTAATCCTTTCAGACGGATCAACATTTACAGCATATACAACAGCACCCACTCCTTCGACGAAAAAGCTTACTCGAGATGTGAATAATAACCCTCTTTGGTCACCAGCAAGTGAAAGAAAGGGAttaggagaaggagaagaaggtagagTTGGTCGATTCAGGAGGAGGTTTGAAGGTATTGTCATGGAAGAACCTGAAGCTAGTTTGGAAgataagaaagaagaagcgtTTGGTGCAGGTGATTTGGACTGGATGTCAGAAGGTGGTGTAGAGGAGAAGATAAGTGAGAAGCAAAGGAATCCTGTCAAAGCTGGAAAGGCcaagggaaagaagaagtag